A window from Mycoplasma phocoeninasale encodes these proteins:
- the yihA gene encoding ribosome biogenesis GTP-binding protein YihA/YsxC yields the protein MWKYLKSASADSSWLDIPGKKIIFWGRSNVGKSSLINALANSKIAKTSSTPGRTRLINYFETNNKKIVVDLPGYGYAAVSKKMQYKIASIIDFYFKNDQHEKNVCLLIDSRVGFMAIDLEMIQYLNELNIKFDIFITKIDKANQAQKHKVKKQALTFSNDINIFLVSAAKKQGIEEIVEFYEL from the coding sequence ATGTGAAAATATTTAAAAAGTGCCTCAGCTGATAGTAGCTGACTTGACATTCCTGGTAAAAAAATTATTTTCTGGGGACGTTCTAACGTTGGTAAATCTAGTTTAATTAATGCCTTAGCAAATTCAAAAATTGCAAAAACTTCCTCAACTCCCGGCAGAACTAGACTAATTAATTATTTTGAGACTAATAATAAAAAAATTGTTGTGGACTTACCAGGTTATGGTTATGCTGCCGTAAGTAAAAAAATGCAGTATAAAATTGCCTCAATCATTGACTTTTATTTTAAAAATGATCAACATGAAAAAAATGTATGCCTACTAATTGATTCTAGAGTTGGATTTATGGCAATTGATCTAGAAATGATTCAGTATCTAAATGAACTTAACATTAAATTTGATATCTTTATTACCAAAATTGATAAAGCAAATCAAGCCCAAAAACATAAGGTGAAAAAGCAAGCACTAACCTTTAGCAATGACATTAACATTTTTCTTGTCTCAGCTGCCAAAAAACAAGGTATTGAAGAAATTGTGGAATTTTATGAATTATAA
- a CDS encoding RpiB/LacA/LacB family sugar-phosphate isomerase, translating to MIVKITSDHAGYLAKEDLAKRLEAEGYTVELRGATSAEVPVSYSDMGIDFAKEIVKDNDPNIKYVAFCGSGVGISIALNRFKKIRCARVTNVEEAKLAKLHNNANVLCMGGRLLESNNVEAMFHEWEKTEFEGNRHIPRVNKLDEVGEDAKDLE from the coding sequence ATGATAGTAAAAATTACAAGTGACCACGCTGGATATCTAGCTAAAGAAGATCTAGCAAAAAGATTGGAAGCTGAAGGATATACAGTTGAGCTAAGAGGAGCAACCTCAGCGGAAGTGCCAGTTTCATACTCTGATATGGGAATTGATTTTGCCAAAGAAATTGTCAAAGATAATGATCCAAATATTAAATATGTTGCGTTCTGTGGTTCAGGTGTTGGAATTAGCATTGCCTTAAACCGTTTTAAGAAAATTAGATGTGCTAGAGTAACTAACGTTGAAGAAGCTAAACTAGCTAAATTACACAACAATGCTAACGTTTTATGTATGGGCGGTAGACTACTAGAAAGTAATAACGTTGAAGCAATGTTCCACGAATGAGAAAAAACTGAATTTGAAGGTAACCGTCATATTCCAAGAGTTAATAAACTTGATGAAGTCGGCGAAGATGCGAAAGATCTAGAATAA
- the tsaD gene encoding tRNA (adenosine(37)-N6)-threonylcarbamoyltransferase complex transferase subunit TsaD, with amino-acid sequence MIIFAIESSHDDTSFALLKDNQPLWMKTLSQTEIHKQYGGTIPEIASRLHVKNISTLVNELKKVINLETIDTVAYTKEPGLIGSLHVGHMVASAIALYLNKPLMPLNHLEGHFYSAFIGKDVIYPALGLLISGGHSQMMLYHSKDEYEIIGETQDDAVGEVYDKIARKLNLGFPGGPVIDRIWKENHNKYLAHYTIPHTDKELNFSFSGLKTQVINLINNQINRKEEVDVNKYATEFQNTVVIYLKNHLQKAIEKYHPKSIALVGGVSANYAIREMFLEVYKNAFLPQLEYSTDNAMMIARLAYEKCRK; translated from the coding sequence ATGATAATCTTTGCTATTGAAAGTTCCCATGATGATACTTCATTTGCTCTGCTAAAAGACAATCAGCCACTGTGAATGAAAACGCTTTCACAAACAGAAATTCACAAGCAATATGGTGGAACCATTCCTGAAATCGCTTCACGTTTGCATGTCAAAAACATTTCGACTCTCGTTAATGAACTAAAAAAGGTCATTAACTTAGAGACCATCGATACTGTTGCTTATACAAAAGAACCTGGGCTAATTGGTTCATTACACGTTGGACATATGGTAGCTTCAGCCATTGCTTTATATTTAAACAAACCACTAATGCCACTAAATCATCTTGAAGGGCATTTCTATTCGGCATTTATTGGTAAAGATGTGATCTATCCGGCACTAGGTTTGTTAATTTCTGGTGGCCATTCGCAGATGATGCTCTACCATTCAAAAGATGAGTATGAAATTATTGGTGAAACTCAAGATGATGCTGTTGGTGAGGTGTATGATAAAATCGCAAGAAAACTAAATTTGGGCTTTCCTGGCGGTCCGGTTATTGACAGAATATGAAAGGAAAATCACAATAAATATTTAGCTCATTACACCATTCCCCATACTGATAAAGAACTAAACTTTTCATTCAGCGGCCTAAAAACTCAGGTCATTAACTTAATCAATAATCAGATCAACCGAAAGGAAGAAGTGGATGTGAATAAGTACGCCACTGAATTTCAGAATACGGTTGTTATCTATTTAAAAAATCATTTACAAAAAGCTATCGAAAAATATCATCCCAAATCAATTGCCTTAGTTGGTGGTGTTAGTGCGAATTATGCTATTAGAGAAATGTTTCTTGAAGTTTATAAAAATGCTTTCTTGCCACAATTAGAATATAGCACTGACAATGCCATGATGATTGCACGACTAGCTTATGAAAAGTGTCGAAAATAA
- a CDS encoding MAG0920 family protein — protein sequence MDLDSTSEFEFKFTPILISLIVILLFNIIALIIHILLRNWKDFVFKKGVSELFLSNNVAINNTFFDTFNKKFNVIFITWTSFLSVLITIFVSLIIFLSTKAETFRNTVLFSLFIILGISLCIFPWIYLSKILPVKKEFKIWKAKNQGLQGASLFEDLVVERNDIILRIFSQNYLEKSTTFGMFNVKLRSKFENWRKSILKSKGNADNEFYYFLIFNYRSVSINGSYFKIQDYAYIFQNRKQLFNLSQNSKQLK from the coding sequence ATGGATCTAGATTCAACAAGTGAATTTGAGTTTAAATTTACTCCAATTTTAATTAGTTTAATAGTAATTTTATTATTTAATATTATTGCTCTTATTATTCATATTCTTCTTAGGAATTGGAAGGATTTTGTGTTTAAAAAAGGTGTCTCAGAATTATTTTTAAGCAATAATGTGGCAATTAATAACACTTTTTTTGATACATTTAATAAAAAATTTAATGTTATCTTTATTACTTGAACCTCATTTTTATCAGTTTTAATAACGATATTTGTATCACTTATTATTTTTCTATCGACTAAAGCTGAAACCTTTAGAAACACTGTATTATTTTCTCTTTTCATTATTCTTGGTATTAGTTTATGTATATTTCCTTGAATTTATTTATCAAAAATATTACCAGTTAAAAAAGAATTCAAAATCTGAAAAGCAAAAAATCAAGGTCTTCAAGGTGCTTCTCTATTTGAAGATCTAGTTGTTGAAAGAAACGATATTATATTAAGAATTTTTTCACAAAATTATTTAGAAAAAAGCACTACCTTTGGGATGTTCAATGTTAAGCTTAGATCAAAATTTGAAAATTGACGAAAATCAATTTTAAAATCAAAAGGAAATGCTGATAATGAATTTTATTATTTCTTGATATTCAACTATCGAAGCGTTTCAATTAACGGCAGCTATTTCAAAATTCAAGACTATGCTTATATTTTTCAAAACCGAAAACAATTATTTAACTTAAGTCAAAATTCAAAACAATTAAAATAA
- a CDS encoding M42 family metallopeptidase yields the protein MTKKEFKNRLIKYMEIEAMSRYEEPVAEELKKSITNKNFEISRDNFGSIIFYKKSKAKNAPKVMIAAHMDEVGYMVRYIDKKGQLLLSPVGGIWPSTVIGTKAKLLTQNNEEFLGVFGHTSIHIMQDDAMKKAITNNEIYADFGFKSDEDAMAQGASVGDLVFMSGETILFKDENLIGGKAMDNRAGVTVLEYIAKTIENLDLDVDLYLVGTTQEEVGTRGAKTSVSLINPDVAIALDTCASHDTVGTITGNTALFKGAALRIKDRGTMMDPKLVKVFQDLSLKHKIDSYRYIAMGGGTDAHELQYAKGGAATLTISLPQRYLHSPIGVCAISDLLAAGDLLIHFVKEFNEVELKKIKYE from the coding sequence ATGACAAAAAAAGAATTTAAAAATAGATTAATAAAATATATGGAAATTGAAGCTATGTCACGCTATGAAGAACCTGTGGCAGAAGAGCTGAAAAAATCAATTACTAACAAAAATTTTGAAATTAGTCGTGATAATTTTGGCTCAATTATTTTTTACAAAAAATCAAAAGCTAAAAATGCACCAAAAGTAATGATTGCTGCTCACATGGATGAAGTGGGGTACATGGTAAGATATATTGATAAAAAAGGTCAACTATTGCTTTCACCAGTTGGCGGAATTTGACCAAGTACTGTTATTGGAACTAAGGCTAAACTATTAACTCAAAATAATGAAGAGTTTTTAGGAGTGTTTGGGCATACAAGTATTCACATTATGCAAGATGATGCAATGAAAAAGGCGATTACCAATAATGAAATCTATGCTGATTTTGGTTTCAAAAGCGACGAAGATGCAATGGCTCAAGGCGCTTCTGTTGGCGATCTAGTATTCATGAGTGGAGAAACTATTTTATTCAAAGATGAAAATCTTATTGGTGGTAAAGCAATGGATAACCGTGCTGGTGTTACTGTTTTAGAATACATTGCAAAGACCATTGAAAATTTAGATTTAGACGTTGATTTATATTTAGTTGGAACAACACAAGAAGAAGTTGGAACTCGTGGCGCAAAAACTAGTGTTTCATTAATTAATCCAGATGTTGCTATTGCCTTAGATACTTGCGCATCACATGATACAGTGGGAACTATTACTGGTAATACTGCTCTATTCAAAGGAGCAGCACTAAGAATTAAAGATCGTGGCACAATGATGGATCCTAAACTAGTAAAAGTATTTCAGGATTTATCACTTAAGCATAAAATTGATTCATATCGGTACATTGCCATGGGTGGTGGGACTGATGCTCATGAATTACAATATGCTAAAGGTGGAGCAGCAACATTAACAATATCATTGCCACAAAGATATTTGCACAGTCCAATTGGTGTTTGTGCTATTAGCGATCTTTTAGCAGCAGGTGATCTATTAATTCATTTTGTTAAAGAATTTAATGAAGTTGAACTTAAGAAAATTAAGTATGAATAA
- the dnaB gene encoding replicative DNA helicase has protein sequence MAALNEKEISIANNEASLLGLLMREGECYLEVGDILRPHMFHFPGNQILYEAISDVHNSSKSFDATILINHLVSKKLIDKIGVQNYKGVNYITFITENAGYSSEIDTYVKNILDQFKRDSLNKLLEKTKDLIEKQPDEVNKIISNLQLDLIDIDISQINSDYQRIGDVAKKIVHDIYSNINNETGVGLSLGFKELDELLLGVNPGDLIILAARPAMGKTAFALNIANTVAKAGKTVLFFSLEMSNMQLVQRMLAIESLIPISLLKKNMLTNDERNCLNWAISDIEKWNIHLSNDESLTISDIITLSRRFAANNKKIDLLIVDYLQLITDSSLRGSENRQNEVSKISRGLKKLARELNCPILSLAQLSRSVERREDKTPILSDLRESGSIENDADAVLFLHRPDYYNKQKNVNESANGNSFDNERPFQNLSKTNVIVAKNRHGGTGVVELAFIPEYNKFADESTRENSQPLNFGKDAN, from the coding sequence ATGGCAGCGTTAAATGAAAAGGAAATATCAATAGCAAATAACGAGGCATCACTACTCGGCTTACTTATGCGTGAGGGGGAATGCTATCTAGAGGTTGGAGACATTCTCCGACCTCATATGTTTCATTTTCCTGGTAATCAAATATTATATGAAGCTATTTCAGATGTTCATAATTCTTCAAAATCATTTGATGCTACCATCCTAATTAATCATTTAGTATCAAAAAAACTAATTGATAAAATTGGTGTCCAGAACTACAAAGGTGTTAACTATATTACCTTTATTACTGAGAATGCCGGATATAGTTCCGAAATTGACACATATGTTAAAAATATTCTTGATCAATTTAAGCGCGATAGTCTAAATAAATTACTTGAAAAGACAAAAGATTTAATTGAAAAACAACCGGATGAAGTTAATAAGATTATTAGTAACTTACAACTTGATTTAATTGATATTGATATTTCACAGATTAATTCAGATTATCAGAGAATCGGTGATGTTGCTAAGAAGATTGTCCATGATATCTACAGTAATATCAACAACGAAACCGGGGTTGGATTGTCACTTGGTTTTAAAGAACTTGATGAACTACTACTTGGTGTAAATCCTGGAGATCTAATTATTTTGGCTGCTCGTCCTGCGATGGGAAAGACTGCTTTTGCTTTAAATATTGCCAACACAGTAGCAAAAGCAGGAAAAACAGTGCTATTTTTCTCACTGGAAATGTCAAATATGCAATTAGTACAAAGAATGCTGGCAATTGAATCACTAATTCCAATTAGTCTTTTGAAAAAAAATATGTTAACAAACGATGAAAGAAATTGCCTAAACTGAGCAATTAGCGACATCGAAAAGTGAAATATTCATTTAAGTAACGATGAATCGCTAACGATATCAGACATAATTACTTTATCTCGTCGTTTTGCCGCTAACAATAAAAAAATTGATCTACTAATTGTTGATTACCTTCAATTAATTACCGACTCTTCTCTAAGGGGTTCAGAAAATCGGCAAAATGAGGTAAGTAAAATTTCTCGGGGTCTTAAGAAATTAGCGCGTGAACTTAATTGCCCAATTCTCTCGCTTGCGCAATTAAGCCGTAGTGTTGAAAGAAGAGAAGATAAAACCCCGATATTATCAGATTTACGTGAATCGGGTTCAATCGAAAATGACGCGGACGCAGTTCTATTTTTACATCGCCCTGATTACTATAATAAACAAAAAAATGTTAATGAAAGTGCAAATGGTAATTCCTTTGATAATGAGCGGCCATTTCAAAATCTTTCTAAAACAAATGTTATTGTAGCAAAAAACCGTCACGGTGGTACGGGAGTTGTTGAATTGGCATTTATTCCTGAATATAATAAATTTGCCGATGAATCAACTAGAGAGAATAGCCAACCACTTAATTTTGGAAAGGATGCTAATTAG
- a CDS encoding DHH family phosphoesterase yields the protein MNDKNRKKIHLILQIIFLFLLPSILFYVVIFKLSDIGQIIAAILYTVYIIGLGSYLAVTMTRYLKNIAVSQSSLNYYIQREISQYGVGAIVFMNTGKIIWISDMIKNNFGKKIISKNIKEIFKVDEWRADNLDFSFSYNDIQYEVHVSLEHNIVILKDITMQTNLLNDYRLQRIVFGELNIDNINLYQNSLSQEQLFKLYSSVVNLLDDLSKKYNLIYRQYENGRFFIITNQETLEKFEQLNFEFFNELKQRENLKDDITVTVSAGFSYGIYKYDLLDQMAKEALLQSQTRGGDQVTILTKDEKPRHYGSSSEIDVNLSRTNVKFMAKNLLLKLKSKMIQKVIIYGHKNADLDAFGSCYAIYTLAKTFNKKAYIQNQTFDDTTTRIFERLDKEEQNDFISPKDATALNDDKTLVVLCDTSDETRIENINAFNGVKRENILVIDHHRIGKNQNFAIHENFYVDSSASSASEIVTEMIAISNNHDKINTKVAQHLLDGIYLDTNTFQKQTTAKTFIAASLLQEWGAKIIHSVNTLKMNEKMFNVVQELLENLQEVKSGYYLAYKNIEASTDMISIATDEILRVNGRKAAFVVAKLPGVKKYKMSARGNGVNVQLIAELVGGGGHFGTAAAESSESMELFIDNIKQAIVSVKDESNIN from the coding sequence ATGAATGATAAAAATCGCAAAAAAATTCATTTGATTCTGCAAATAATATTTTTATTTTTACTTCCTTCAATCCTCTTCTATGTTGTAATTTTTAAATTAAGCGATATAGGACAAATTATTGCCGCCATTTTATATACAGTATACATTATTGGTTTGGGAAGTTATTTAGCAGTTACAATGACTAGATATTTAAAGAATATTGCTGTTTCCCAGAGCTCACTGAACTACTATATCCAGCGAGAGATTTCTCAGTATGGTGTTGGGGCTATTGTTTTTATGAATACTGGTAAAATAATTTGAATCTCAGACATGATAAAGAATAACTTTGGAAAAAAAATTATTTCTAAAAATATCAAAGAAATCTTCAAAGTTGATGAATGAAGAGCTGATAATTTAGATTTTAGTTTTTCATATAATGATATTCAATATGAAGTTCATGTGTCACTTGAACATAATATTGTCATTTTAAAAGATATCACTATGCAAACTAATCTTTTAAATGACTACCGTCTTCAAAGAATTGTTTTTGGTGAATTAAACATCGATAATATTAACCTATATCAAAATTCGCTTTCACAGGAACAATTATTTAAACTTTATTCATCAGTTGTTAATTTATTAGATGATTTATCTAAAAAGTATAATTTAATTTATCGTCAATATGAAAACGGAAGATTCTTTATTATTACTAACCAAGAAACCTTAGAAAAATTTGAACAATTAAATTTTGAATTTTTCAATGAGCTTAAACAGCGTGAGAATTTAAAAGACGATATTACTGTCACAGTTTCAGCAGGATTTTCATATGGTATTTATAAATATGACTTACTTGACCAAATGGCAAAAGAAGCACTACTTCAATCACAAACTAGAGGTGGAGATCAGGTTACAATTTTAACTAAAGATGAAAAGCCTCGTCATTATGGTTCAAGTTCTGAAATTGATGTTAACCTTTCGAGGACAAATGTCAAATTCATGGCGAAAAATCTTCTGCTAAAACTTAAATCGAAAATGATTCAAAAAGTAATTATCTATGGCCATAAAAATGCTGATTTAGATGCCTTTGGTTCATGTTATGCCATTTATACTTTGGCAAAAACTTTTAACAAAAAAGCATATATTCAAAATCAAACCTTTGATGACACTACAACGAGAATTTTTGAAAGATTAGATAAAGAAGAGCAAAATGATTTTATTAGTCCAAAGGATGCAACAGCATTAAATGATGACAAAACTCTTGTTGTCTTATGCGATACCTCTGATGAAACTAGAATTGAAAACATTAATGCTTTTAATGGCGTAAAGCGTGAAAACATTTTAGTAATCGACCACCATAGAATTGGTAAAAATCAAAACTTTGCTATTCATGAAAACTTCTATGTTGACTCGTCGGCTTCTTCGGCTTCTGAGATTGTTACTGAAATGATTGCCATTTCAAATAATCATGACAAGATCAACACTAAAGTTGCCCAACATTTACTAGATGGAATTTATTTAGATACTAATACTTTTCAGAAGCAAACGACAGCCAAAACATTTATCGCCGCATCTTTACTACAAGAATGAGGAGCTAAAATTATTCATTCCGTTAATACACTAAAGATGAATGAAAAAATGTTCAATGTTGTCCAAGAGTTGCTTGAGAATCTTCAGGAAGTTAAGTCTGGCTATTATTTAGCCTATAAAAACATTGAGGCATCAACAGATATGATCTCAATAGCAACAGATGAAATTTTGCGGGTAAATGGTCGAAAAGCGGCCTTTGTCGTTGCAAAATTACCAGGTGTTAAAAAATACAAAATGTCGGCTCGTGGCAACGGGGTTAACGTTCAATTAATTGCCGAGTTAGTCGGTGGTGGCGGCCATTTCGGAACAGCCGCAGCAGAAAGTTCCGAATCAATGGAATTATTCATTGATAATATTAAACAAGCGATTGTGAGTGTGAAAGATGAAAGTAATATTAATTAA
- a CDS encoding YitT family protein — MKKNIKVLSLEERAALYAKKKALAKERKEQLNPLKINILNIWKRYPKKVLWMFVSAFLYNVAIAVFLKKAATIASGTSSLSQIITFLAPSTEQFYGLFYVLVNLPLMIFFWWKNPRMFMVLTYYWMLFQVGIQLIFIDYNGASPIVKFINEGLSIYNPNGKGSYWDPYGKEGTDVVGKVWNKETWPVIVYASLGGVCEGFASVIAWTQKGSIGGTSVISNYIASKTKKPIGNTFLIVALCFSSFSTIVVGSLESVGYIKGHPWRPEQFIVRIMGTFIYLFLLTFIVNKFYPKYKKVKIDIHTKKPEIVAEAFKKFGYVHAFNIFYGVGGYSHTEFGKIETVALYLERDTIINEVKRVDKNAWITISNIHGLVGEFDTSYVD; from the coding sequence ATGAAAAAAAATATCAAAGTGCTTTCATTAGAAGAACGGGCAGCCCTTTACGCCAAGAAAAAAGCTTTAGCAAAAGAACGCAAAGAGCAGCTAAATCCGCTGAAAATTAATATTCTAAATATCTGAAAAAGATATCCCAAAAAAGTACTGTGAATGTTTGTTAGTGCATTTCTATATAATGTCGCGATTGCGGTCTTTCTAAAAAAAGCTGCCACCATCGCAAGTGGAACATCATCACTTTCACAAATTATAACTTTTCTTGCTCCTAGCACAGAGCAGTTTTATGGACTTTTCTATGTGCTAGTCAATCTACCATTAATGATTTTCTTTTGGTGAAAAAACCCACGGATGTTCATGGTACTAACGTATTATTGGATGCTATTTCAAGTGGGAATCCAATTAATCTTTATTGATTATAATGGTGCTAGTCCAATTGTTAAATTTATTAATGAAGGACTTTCAATTTATAATCCAAATGGTAAGGGAAGTTACTGAGATCCTTATGGCAAAGAGGGCACAGATGTTGTTGGAAAAGTTTGGAATAAAGAAACTTGGCCAGTTATTGTTTATGCTTCACTAGGTGGAGTTTGTGAAGGATTTGCTTCAGTTATTGCTTGAACCCAAAAAGGTTCAATTGGGGGAACCTCAGTTATTTCAAACTACATTGCTTCAAAAACTAAAAAGCCAATTGGTAATACATTTTTAATCGTTGCTTTATGTTTCTCTTCATTTTCAACAATTGTTGTTGGTTCACTAGAATCAGTGGGTTATATTAAAGGTCACCCATGGAGACCAGAGCAATTTATTGTAAGAATTATGGGAACATTTATTTACTTATTCTTACTAACCTTTATTGTTAATAAATTCTATCCTAAATACAAAAAAGTTAAAATTGATATTCATACTAAAAAACCAGAAATCGTGGCTGAAGCATTCAAAAAATTTGGATATGTTCATGCCTTTAACATTTTCTATGGAGTTGGGGGATACAGTCACACTGAATTCGGAAAAATTGAAACAGTTGCCTTATATCTTGAACGTGATACAATCATTAATGAAGTAAAACGAGTTGATAAAAATGCTTGGATAACGATATCCAATATTCATGGTTTGGTTGGAGAATTTGATACGTCTTACGTCGACTAA
- the rplI gene encoding 50S ribosomal protein L9, with protein sequence MKVILIKNYDKYKVNEIIEVTDGFAKNFLIKNGYAQPVNKKTLANLERVKTDLQEQEAEKIAEANELKNRINKLNLFFALKSNGNTVHGHVTNKAIIKELLKHDIKIPHHSLSSDVYNTFGNHKVFIKLHPNVMAILAITIIEEK encoded by the coding sequence ATGAAAGTAATATTAATTAAAAACTATGACAAATATAAAGTAAATGAAATTATTGAAGTAACTGATGGTTTTGCCAAAAACTTCTTAATTAAAAATGGTTATGCTCAACCAGTTAATAAAAAAACTTTAGCTAATTTGGAGAGAGTAAAAACCGATTTACAAGAACAGGAAGCCGAAAAAATTGCTGAGGCTAACGAATTAAAAAATCGTATCAATAAACTAAATCTATTTTTTGCCCTAAAATCAAATGGTAATACAGTTCACGGGCATGTAACTAATAAGGCTATTATTAAAGAACTCCTAAAACATGACATAAAAATTCCGCACCATTCATTATCAAGCGATGTTTACAACACTTTTGGTAACCATAAGGTGTTCATTAAACTTCATCCAAATGTAATGGCGATTTTAGCAATTACCATTATTGAAGAAAAATAA
- a CDS encoding YitT family protein, producing the protein MKTQEMTPEQTTVTKPTKNKAKGPNKKPIFDPNSLNPYNLNFLNIWIKFPKKMVMIFISAILYNIGISTFLAKAATVATGFSALVQSLTYTVTATAPYFAYIYLAVNLPIIIIFWRKNSRLFTLLTVYWLIWQVAFQSFLLIPVIHNFFDKISIYYVNWYSPKSENSVNSFRALIPWNVYGNYFMKLKDFDAIGIEKLNSINVGQTMNINGIIYSYNDIQNIKQFLETIKTGYANPTWPIIIYTVIGGICAGSAGGIAWKNSASTAGSDFIIYYISRKKKKSVGHVSVIVSLCFASFSILLISILELTGAISANNSKPTNHAAILLRAICTVGYVFLYNFFIELIYPKYKKVKIEIYTKKPDAIIAHFKAINYWHGYNIARMVSGYTNTETVKVETFALYLEQNIIRQEILKADADAWITITKIHNIFGKLNTSKIE; encoded by the coding sequence ATGAAAACACAAGAAATGACACCAGAACAAACCACAGTTACCAAGCCAACCAAAAATAAGGCAAAAGGTCCTAATAAAAAACCAATTTTTGATCCAAATTCACTTAACCCATATAACTTAAACTTTCTGAATATCTGGATTAAATTTCCAAAAAAAATGGTGATGATCTTTATTTCTGCCATTTTATATAACATTGGAATTTCAACATTCTTGGCAAAAGCGGCAACAGTTGCAACCGGATTTTCAGCTTTAGTTCAATCACTAACATATACCGTAACTGCCACAGCGCCTTATTTTGCATACATCTATCTCGCTGTTAACCTTCCAATCATTATTATCTTTTGAAGGAAAAACTCGCGGCTATTTACTTTGCTAACAGTCTATTGATTGATATGGCAAGTAGCGTTCCAATCATTTTTATTAATTCCAGTTATCCATAACTTCTTTGATAAAATTTCAATTTACTACGTTAACTGATATTCACCAAAATCTGAAAATTCAGTTAATTCATTTAGAGCATTGATTCCTTGAAATGTTTATGGAAACTATTTTATGAAATTAAAAGATTTTGATGCTATCGGTATCGAGAAACTTAATAGTATAAATGTTGGACAAACGATGAACATTAATGGTATTATCTACAGCTACAATGATATTCAAAATATTAAGCAATTTCTAGAAACAATTAAAACAGGTTATGCAAATCCAACCTGACCAATTATTATTTATACCGTAATAGGGGGAATATGTGCTGGTTCAGCCGGTGGAATTGCTTGAAAGAATTCAGCTTCAACAGCAGGTAGTGATTTTATTATTTACTACATTTCAAGAAAGAAGAAAAAAAGTGTTGGGCACGTTTCAGTTATTGTATCATTATGTTTTGCCAGCTTTTCAATTCTTTTAATTTCGATTTTAGAATTAACTGGAGCAATTTCAGCTAATAATTCTAAACCAACAAATCATGCTGCCATTTTACTAAGAGCAATTTGTACTGTTGGTTATGTATTTCTTTACAATTTCTTTATTGAACTTATCTATCCAAAATATAAGAAAGTTAAAATTGAAATCTATACTAAAAAACCAGATGCAATCATTGCTCACTTCAAAGCAATTAACTACTGACATGGATATAATATTGCCAGAATGGTATCAGGTTATACTAACACAGAGACAGTTAAGGTTGAAACCTTTGCCTTATATTTAGAGCAAAATATTATTCGTCAAGAAATTCTAAAAGCGGATGCTGATGCTTGGATTACAATAACAAAAATTCATAATATTTTTGGAAAACTAAATACCTCAAAAATTGAGTAA
- the tsaE gene encoding tRNA (adenosine(37)-N6)-threonylcarbamoyltransferase complex ATPase subunit type 1 TsaE, which yields MNKKFVFKKFEALTPLVEYILSIKDLEALLLNGELGAGKTTLTAQIAKQLGETKTIISPTFNTILVYDKLVHIDAYKLKGDLFAYEDYFENKLVVIEWAKNVAVNFEKFLEINVYFDKEQNHVFEIVKEVR from the coding sequence ATGAATAAAAAGTTTGTTTTCAAAAAATTTGAAGCACTTACACCACTTGTTGAATATATTCTAAGCATCAAGGATTTAGAAGCTTTACTTTTAAACGGTGAACTTGGTGCTGGTAAAACAACATTGACAGCACAAATTGCTAAACAACTGGGCGAGACGAAAACTATTATTTCACCAACATTTAACACTATTTTAGTTTATGACAAACTAGTTCACATTGACGCCTATAAACTAAAAGGAGATTTATTTGCTTATGAAGATTACTTTGAGAACAAACTGGTTGTCATTGAGTGGGCAAAAAATGTTGCCGTGAATTTTGAAAAATTCTTAGAAATCAATGTCTATTTTGATAAAGAACAAAACCATGTTTTTGAAATTGTAAAAGAGGTTAGATAA